The window AAACACCTGCATGtctaataaaatacataattatGCTCTAATTGAAACAATCAGTCACTTAACCCCTACAAACAGGTCATATCAACTTCAAAAAATGAAAGTTAATAAAACCTTGTTTAAATGTCAGTCAGTGAAAACATCTCAATGTAAccatatgaaatattaaaatgtaatttctaCTGTAAACTGCAACTGTATGTAGTAAGTGCAGGCTTACCGTGTGGTGGGCTGAGGGGGTATCTGGGGGCTGGAACAGGCGCAGGGTTCAAACACACAGCAGTATCCTTCTCACACACCTGCAACGGTTCAGCACTAATTACAAACCAAAACCCTTTCAGTTCAGTCCACCTCTCCTGAACCTCTTTAGGGCGCGGACCCTCCAATGATCATCAGCCCTCTCACACACTGCATTATTAAAGCAAATTACTCAAACTGGAGCTTCAACTGGATCAGGGCACCTGACAAAGAGAGCCATTTTGGCTCTGTGGTCACAGGGGAGCTTTTCCACAAACATGTCTAAGCCCTCAGGCCAGAATTACACCTGGCCAACTATTCAACTCCATTTACTCAATTTACTGCAATTACGCCTATGGGGGCTTTATTCTAAAAGACCCTCTGGAAAACACTGATTGTCTTTAAACAATCAGCTCTTTACTGAaccatattaatattattgtccagtaagtgctgtttatctttattattaatgataattaaaataattcagtGGGGAAACATGGATAAATCTGTTTACCACTCAAAAACTGAGCCAATATGTATGTGAAGATTCTAATTACtccattaaaaactaaaaactgcaGTTTAATTCcacattatttttaataaaaagcaCTCACAGTAAATAATGCGATTTGATGGACTTTAAGTGAATATACAGAGTATATCTTTAATACAATTTTATTATACTACATAATACAATTTCTCCACCCAATTACTAAAAACTATGGAAAACACTAATTTATCCTAAATTAGAAATATTCTAATTTAAATCCTAAATAAAATTTGTAAAACACAAACTATAAAAATTCTGATTATTTGGTATCAATTAAAATACTAAGTAAAACTGGAAAACACGATTTTTttcaaattaatttaaatactatataaaactggaaaacatttatttttttacatttgaattaaaaaataagcaaaactgaaaaaacaacaattcAACATTAATTTAAATTCTTAATCAAActgaaaaaacactgatttttaaaatgtatttaaatacgAAATCAGACTAAATACTAAATCAAAAAGcaattaacattaattaattaacattaatttaaATGCTATAAAACTAGAACTACACTATTTTAACTATATAAAACtggaataacactgattattttttaatggccttaaatactgaattaatttaatatttttaatttgtGAATATTATTCACTATTCTGAAACacataaatactaaatattacATACGTAAATACTGATTATggaaatactgtaaatactacacaatgtatttttaaaataccACCTTGcaaataatgcattttttacacaaattcaTAATATtaatcttttgtttttttatttgtatggtttttgattgattgatcaATTAATTGGATTTTACTGTTTTACCGTTTAACTTTTTAACCTTTGTCCCAACTTCCCCTCCCTCCCAGTCTCCCCCGCTGCCCACCTCGCACGCGGGTGTGTCTCTGTCCGGGCCTGTCTCgcttcttctctcctcctcgGTGGGTCCTGTCTCTTTGGGCTCAGGGCTACACACGCTCCTGCCCTGCGACGGCTCTTCCTCTGCTGGTCGGTTGGAGGCTTCTCCTAACGGGCTGTGATGGAGCTCTTCTTCGTCTTCGGGCGCTCTACTGGACTCCACGTCCACGTCCGGCTCCTCCGCGCTGTCCACGTCCGGAGATACCGACCTATAACTGGAGCTCGAGCTCGCCAGCTCTGGGGACAGGTGTCCGGCCGGTGGCCCGGCGGCACGCGCGTCTCGGTGGCCGTATAACTTGGCGATGCTCTCCGCGTCCCTCAGCACAGGCCTGAAAGCGGACACGTGGCTCACGTGACTGTCGCGTGACCTCGTCTCCTCTCCTGACCTGTCGTCGTCGGTCCAGCGCTCGCGCTCTCGTTCTACCGGCGGGCtccttcctcctcctgctcctacCGGTACTCCTACTGTTACTCctactcgctcgctctctcgcgcaTCCTGCGCCAACTCTGTGTGCGATTTGACGCGCGCCTGCTGGTGCGGATAAGCGGGCACGTGCAGACCGCCTGCCGCGGGCCAGAACACCGGGAAAGCCGGGTAAAGCGCCGCGTCCTTGGCACCAGGCCAGAACGCAGCTGCCGCTGCGGCTGCAGCCGTAGCCGCCTTGTGCGTGTCGGTCACGCGACCGTCATCTCCACTACCAACAACTCCGCTACCCTCCTTCTTCTGGCACACTCCGAACGTGGGGAAGCCTCCGTATGGGTGCGGAAAGAACGGCGCGTGCAGCTTGTGGAGCGCGCCGAAGCCTTTGCTAGGCAACGGCACTAGCGGGTAGGAGGGCGCGCGAACGCCCGAGATCGCGTGCTCGTTGTCCGCGCCAGCACCagtaccagcaccagcaccactACTGCTGCAACGGGGCATTTTACGCGGGAGCTCCGGGGAAGCGCCACCGCCCCCGCGTGCACCCAGTGGAGAGCGCGACTCAGAGCCGCTGAGCGGAACCGTCCTCTTTCTGCTGCCGCCGTTAAACATGGCCTTGACGTCCTCCCACGCGTGGCACACGTGCTCCTGTGCGCCCTTGTCGCTCAGTTTGAGGTGTCGGCGCCACGAGTTGAAGTTGGCCGCGTCTGGCTGCGTGTATTTGGAGTCTGGCGCGCGGTGCGAGTGGAAGATGAACTTGTTGGGCGAGAAGTACATGCCGCAGTGCGCGCACTTTATGCACTTGGCTCGCGAGCTGTTGTAGCGCGCCGGGATGAAGCTGCCCCGACAGCCGAACGCGCACTCATGCGACACGTCGAAGGCGAAGTTCTCAGGCAGTTTGGGAGGCGAGTGCGCGCCCAGAAATGACTTGCACAGGCGCTCGGCCTCGCGCTTCGTGATCATGCCGCAGCGGCGCGAGGACACAGGCATGGCTCCCGCGCGCCGCAGGATCTCCAGCTGCACCGGCGTGCACTGCACACAAGTTATGCCCAGCGCCACGCGCCGGTTGTGGATCTCGTTGTAGCTGAAGTTCTTCAGCAGCGTGTTGGAGATCTGCGCAAGGCACAGGCGCTCCTGCCCGTCGATCAGCAGGGACACGATGGGGACGCCGTACAGACACGTCTCGCTCACCTGGTTGGCCTTTAGCGAGGCTCCTCCGCCACCGCCGCCCGGGAAGGGCTGCAGCTCCGTCGTGGGGCGCGGGGAAGAGCCGGAGTCCCGGACCGCGGGCAGGGGCGAGCTCAGAGTCTCCATGGTTGGAGAACTGAAGAGGAATTGAGGAAGGGAATTAGCAAGGAGAAATTGATgaataacaaaaatatataaaatatatatatgtatgtattattgaATGTACAGAACAAAGGTACTAAGAAACGTTAATTTGTGaaaaatatttgtgtgtgtattatttgaaaatgatttatttaaaataatataaaaattagCGATTCGTACCTGAAAAAATATTAATTCTATTTATTGCTATTTGTGTCCCATTATTAATGTTttccagttattattattgttatttttattaatacagtaacatacaacaaccccacaacaacaactaataataataataataataataataataataatataaattaaaaagtaatagtaaCAAtcgcaactactactactaacaataataataatactaataataacaaacttttttttaactgttctgACTGATCTTTCAGATAAAATGAACGACTCGTGCTGCCATTATTTCTTAGGTCTTTTCCAGCTGAATCTAAAATCAGAACAGGATAGACTATCAAATACAGATAGTTTAAACTCCCCTttagaattgtatttatttattttgcttgaTTGGTCAGTTATTCATACCACAACGCTCGTGTCTACTGTTACCGCCTACTGAAACTGCACTAAGtggaaataaatatgtaaaattagGTCCTAATTGAATTTTTCCTAATAATATAAATGCTGTTCACGCGAATATTTGATTGTCATTCATGATACAAGCGctgtattgtgtgtatgtgtatttagtTTCTGGTGTTATAAAAGCTGCATTAATGATCTGAAGTTCGTGCCTGCTGTATGGTGAGCAGATCCTGCATCCCGGGCCCGTTACTTAAGGGCCTTTAAAGGAGCTAATGGGCAAAACAGCAGAAGGAAAAGAGTGTCTGAGCTTCGCCAATGAGCTTAGCTAGGGAGAATAAGCCCTGCTAATGTGCTTTGTGTGTAATTACACGGCCTGCGTCGCAGTGATCTGTTAATAAAACTCTGAGCTTTAACTCGTCTTTTGGCCCACCGAAAATGTCCTGTCGCTTTATCCCCTGGTGGCACAGCAAACTGAGTTCAGTGTGTTCCAGATaagcctcactgatgctctcctGTACTTCCTCACAGTCCCTTCACTGGAAACACTGAGTTTTGAGCAGTCTGACTGTTGCGACTCAATCTAACTGTATTACAGCAGCAGTCTGTTCAGATCACCCTGGAACTAACGCTGGAGAAACACAGAAAAGCACTCACCTTTATTTCCCAACCAA of the Salminus brasiliensis chromosome 25, fSalBra1.hap2, whole genome shotgun sequence genome contains:
- the skor1a gene encoding SKI family transcriptional corepressor 1a, which codes for METLSSPLPAVRDSGSSPRPTTELQPFPGGGGGGASLKANQVSETCLYGVPIVSLLIDGQERLCLAQISNTLLKNFSYNEIHNRRVALGITCVQCTPVQLEILRRAGAMPVSSRRCGMITKREAERLCKSFLGAHSPPKLPENFAFDVSHECAFGCRGSFIPARYNSSRAKCIKCAHCGMYFSPNKFIFHSHRAPDSKYTQPDAANFNSWRRHLKLSDKGAQEHVCHAWEDVKAMFNGGSRKRTVPLSGSESRSPLGARGGGGASPELPRKMPRCSSSGAGAGTGAGADNEHAISGVRAPSYPLVPLPSKGFGALHKLHAPFFPHPYGGFPTFGVCQKKEGSGVVGSGDDGRVTDTHKAATAAAAAAAAFWPGAKDAALYPAFPVFWPAAGGLHVPAYPHQQARVKSHTELAQDARESERVGVTVGVPVGAGGGRSPPVERERERWTDDDRSGEETRSRDSHVSHVSAFRPVLRDAESIAKLYGHRDARAAGPPAGHLSPELASSSSSYRSVSPDVDSAEEPDVDVESSRAPEDEEELHHSPLGEASNRPAEEEPSQGRSVCSPEPKETGPTEEERRSETGPDRDTPACEVCEKDTAVCLNPAPVPAPRYPLSPPHESHRSSNASVEECEGQEQLKETGMEEALRTENRFHSIQKDFENMAKEELQKQLVEQMELRKKMEREFQSLKDHFQDQMKRELSYREEMVQQLHIVRDTLCNELDQERKARYAIQQKLKAHDALHHFSCKMLTPRHCTGTCTFKPPLLPP